The following are from one region of the Lacinutrix sp. Bg11-31 genome:
- a CDS encoding NADP-dependent malic enzyme, with amino-acid sequence MSKQSKRREALVYHAKPTPGKIKVVPTKKYASQRDLALAYSPGVAEPCLEIAKDVNNVYKYTAKGNLVAVISNGTAVLGLGNIGPEASKPVMEGKGLLFKIFADIDVFDIEVGTEDIEEFIQTVKMIAPTFGGINLEDIKAPEAFEIERRLKEELDIPVMHDDQHGTAIISAAALLNALELSEKKIEDAKIVISGAGAAAISCTRLYLAFGAKRENVVMLDSKGVIRDDRGNLTSQKAEFATHRRIDTLLEAMKGADVFVGLSTSDIVTPEMLLVMAKNPIVFAMANPDPEIQYQLAIDTRDDIIMATGRSDHPNQVNNVLGFPFIFRGALDVRATKINEAMKMAAVIALANLAKEPVPEQVNIAYNETRLTFGKEYIIPKPFDPRLIGEVSPAVARAAMESGVALEPIEDWEKYKDSLLERLGNDNKIIRLLLNRAKSAPKRVVYAEADHIDVLKAAQIVYDEGIAIPILLGRKEEIERLKEEIEFDADVLIIDPKTDEQIEQKNKYAQVYWEQRKRRGVTLLEAQKLMRERNYYAAMMINEGDADALISGYSRSYPQVVKPMLELIGLAPGSTRIATTNVMMTERGPMFLSDTSININPTAKDLIKIAQMTSGVVKMFGLKPVMAMTSFSNFGSSKDQTATKVREAVSYLHRRHPDLIVDGELQTDFALNNKMLQDKFPFSKLAGHKVNTLIFPNLESANITYKLLKELNKAESIGPIMMGLRKPVHILQLDASVDEIVNMTAIAVIDAQQKGKEALMS; translated from the coding sequence ATGAGTAAACAAAGCAAAAGAAGAGAAGCATTAGTATACCATGCTAAGCCAACTCCAGGTAAGATAAAAGTAGTGCCAACCAAGAAATATGCAAGCCAAAGAGATCTAGCTTTAGCTTACTCTCCAGGTGTAGCAGAGCCATGTTTAGAGATTGCAAAAGATGTTAATAATGTTTATAAATATACTGCAAAAGGCAATTTAGTTGCTGTGATTTCTAACGGAACAGCAGTTTTAGGTTTAGGTAATATAGGACCTGAAGCTTCAAAGCCAGTAATGGAAGGAAAAGGTTTACTGTTTAAAATATTTGCAGATATCGATGTTTTCGATATTGAAGTTGGTACAGAGGACATAGAGGAGTTTATTCAAACTGTAAAAATGATAGCGCCAACTTTTGGTGGTATTAATCTTGAAGATATTAAAGCACCAGAAGCTTTCGAAATAGAAAGACGTTTAAAAGAAGAGTTAGACATTCCTGTAATGCATGACGACCAACATGGAACGGCTATAATTTCGGCTGCAGCCTTGTTAAATGCATTAGAGCTTTCAGAAAAAAAGATTGAAGATGCAAAAATAGTTATAAGTGGAGCAGGAGCAGCAGCAATTTCTTGTACACGACTATACTTGGCATTTGGAGCAAAACGTGAAAACGTTGTCATGCTAGACAGTAAAGGTGTAATTAGAGATGATAGAGGTAATTTAACATCTCAAAAAGCAGAATTTGCAACGCACAGAAGAATAGATACACTTCTTGAAGCCATGAAAGGTGCAGATGTTTTTGTTGGTTTATCTACTTCAGATATTGTAACTCCAGAAATGTTATTGGTAATGGCTAAGAATCCTATTGTTTTTGCAATGGCGAATCCGGACCCAGAAATTCAATACCAATTAGCTATAGACACTAGAGATGATATTATTATGGCTACAGGACGTAGCGATCATCCTAATCAAGTAAATAACGTACTTGGTTTTCCTTTTATTTTTAGAGGAGCTTTAGATGTTCGTGCAACAAAAATTAACGAGGCCATGAAAATGGCAGCTGTTATAGCATTAGCAAATTTGGCTAAAGAACCAGTGCCAGAGCAAGTAAATATTGCCTATAATGAAACCAGATTAACTTTTGGTAAAGAATATATCATTCCAAAACCATTCGACCCAAGACTTATTGGAGAAGTATCTCCAGCGGTTGCAAGGGCTGCAATGGAAAGTGGAGTAGCATTAGAACCAATAGAAGATTGGGAAAAGTATAAAGACTCATTGCTAGAGCGTTTGGGTAATGATAATAAAATTATTAGACTCCTTTTAAACAGAGCAAAATCTGCTCCTAAGCGTGTAGTATATGCAGAAGCAGACCATATAGATGTATTAAAAGCTGCACAAATAGTTTATGATGAAGGCATAGCAATTCCTATTTTATTAGGAAGAAAAGAAGAAATAGAGCGTTTAAAAGAAGAGATAGAATTTGATGCAGATGTATTGATAATCGATCCAAAAACGGACGAGCAAATCGAGCAGAAAAATAAATACGCGCAAGTTTATTGGGAGCAACGTAAACGTAGAGGTGTAACTTTATTGGAGGCACAAAAATTAATGCGTGAGCGTAATTACTATGCAGCAATGATGATAAATGAAGGAGATGCAGATGCTTTAATATCTGGTTATTCTCGTAGTTATCCTCAAGTAGTAAAGCCTATGTTAGAACTTATTGGTTTAGCACCTGGTTCTACCAGAATAGCGACTACAAATGTTATGATGACAGAGCGTGGGCCAATGTTTTTAAGTGATACATCTATAAATATTAATCCTACTGCTAAAGACTTAATTAAAATTGCACAAATGACATCTGGTGTTGTAAAAATGTTTGGACTAAAGCCAGTAATGGCAATGACGAGTTTTTCGAATTTTGGTTCTTCAAAAGATCAAACAGCAACTAAAGTACGTGAAGCAGTTTCTTATTTACACAGAAGGCACCCAGATTTAATAGTAGATGGAGAGTTGCAAACAGATTTTGCACTTAATAACAAAATGCTTCAGGATAAATTCCCGTTTTCTAAATTAGCTGGACATAAGGTGAATACTCTTATTTTTCCAAATTTAGAATCTGCAAACATCACTTATAAATTACTAAAAGAATTGAATAAAGCAGAGTCTATTGGTCCTATTATGATGGGATTACGTAAACCAGTGCATATTCTTCAATTGGATGCAAGTGTAGATGAAATTGTAAATATGACTGCAATAGCAGTAATAGATGCACAACAGAAAGGAAAAGAGGCGTTAATGAGTTAA
- the ruvA gene encoding Holliday junction branch migration protein RuvA gives MITHIKGKLVEKNPTDVVIDCNGVGYLLNISLNTFSQIPEQENIQLFTHLQVKEDSHSLYGFVTKGEREVFRLLISVSGIGTNTARTMLSSLTPKQIREGIATEDVALIQSIKGIGIKTAQRVIIDLKDKIIKIYDIDEVSVNRSNTNKDEALSALEVLGFAKKQAERVVDKIVVSEPEASVENIIKQALKKL, from the coding sequence ATGATTACACATATTAAAGGAAAATTGGTGGAAAAAAATCCAACAGATGTCGTTATAGACTGTAATGGTGTAGGTTATTTGTTAAACATTTCTTTGAATACCTTTTCTCAAATTCCTGAACAGGAAAATATACAATTATTTACACATCTTCAAGTAAAGGAAGATTCTCATAGTCTTTATGGCTTTGTAACAAAAGGAGAACGAGAAGTGTTTAGGTTACTAATTTCTGTAAGCGGAATTGGTACTAACACAGCAAGAACAATGCTTTCGTCTCTTACGCCTAAACAAATTCGTGAAGGTATTGCTACAGAGGATGTTGCACTTATTCAATCCATAAAAGGTATTGGAATAAAAACTGCGCAACGTGTTATTATTGATTTAAAAGATAAAATTATTAAAATTTACGATATTGACGAAGTTTCTGTCAATAGAAGCAATACCAACAAAGATGAAGCGTTATCTGCTTTAGAAGTACTTGGTTTTGCGAAAAAACAAGCAGAGCGTGTGGTAGATAAAATTGTTGTATCCGAACCAGAGGCTAGCGTAGAGAACATAATTAAACAAGCTTTAAAAAAATTATAG
- a CDS encoding TonB-dependent receptor domain-containing protein, whose amino-acid sequence MNIGSFKNYLTIALLFFFASIYGQNIISGNVVDSANNPIEFANIILIESTNNAVKYGAVSNEKGEFVLKLEEKGTFKLVVSFIGYKDFKKDLDFSESINIDDIILLESNTSLKEVTITSSKEFITKKEDKIILNIKNSPLKAGYNGIEVLQRSPYVWVDSSDNILMRNEAATILINGRKSNLSSSDLSSYLSGINSESIKSIEITTNKGANLDGESTGGVINIILSKGVLGFNATVKTYNFFKGKNYNKHYLGSVFNYGANKWNVYGSYNYSKNYTGTKIDTDIFYNETYNFIQTKRLSESTLPKHNYQLGLVSEIWTNHELGLELFGSTNRRASGVFGNLTITNNNDLLDSGTVNVTNNANSNVVNGILNYKWKIKGNDETFTVFVDYTNQQNTDKNINFSNYNLGLFDDNLETNNADTDTKVYSFQGDYKKKYNKGLKLETGIKHTISNRFNGLLSKFLEEDSFIVDEERTTLFKYNEGITGGYFSLDKNLSSKQYLKLGLRIENTAIERFDLLDDNNRIKQNYTNLFPSAYYSYNFSKSKSLSTSYSRSIRRPSFNLLNNTIIKVNDFRFLIGNPDLEPELVDKVEISYQFNKQTVSAYYNEVNDAINGVYFLIDDIAYYQKKNAGSQIQYGLEYNRSNKINSWWYLRFTGNLFYRKFVDEQGNDQFGKATIYLNTFNNFKLSNTLDLDIIGRYNSAKTDAFYEAAEKYSVNLVVKKSFLDKKLNARLYINDVFNSLQYINVRQFDNYVTRDFTKPRTRTVGLWLTYNFTNNVKASKKRNKSKNDVKNRF is encoded by the coding sequence ATGAATATTGGATCATTTAAAAATTATCTTACAATCGCGTTATTGTTTTTCTTCGCCTCAATATACGGTCAGAACATTATTTCTGGCAACGTTGTAGATTCCGCAAACAACCCAATTGAATTTGCTAATATTATTTTAATAGAATCTACAAATAACGCTGTTAAATATGGAGCAGTTTCTAATGAAAAAGGTGAGTTTGTTTTAAAACTAGAAGAAAAAGGAACCTTTAAATTAGTTGTTAGCTTTATTGGTTATAAAGATTTTAAAAAGGATTTAGACTTTTCGGAATCTATAAATATTGACGACATTATTTTATTAGAATCTAATACTAGTTTAAAGGAAGTTACTATTACTTCTTCTAAAGAATTTATAACAAAAAAAGAAGACAAGATTATTTTAAACATAAAAAACAGTCCTCTTAAAGCAGGTTATAATGGTATTGAAGTGTTACAAAGATCACCATATGTATGGGTAGATTCTAGTGATAATATATTAATGCGAAACGAAGCCGCTACAATTTTAATAAACGGTAGAAAAAGTAATTTAAGTAGTAGCGACTTGTCTAGTTATTTGTCTGGTATAAATTCTGAAAGCATTAAAAGTATTGAAATAACCACCAATAAAGGAGCAAACTTAGATGGAGAAAGTACAGGTGGTGTTATTAATATTATTCTATCAAAAGGAGTCTTAGGTTTTAATGCGACTGTAAAAACCTACAACTTCTTTAAAGGTAAAAACTACAACAAACACTATTTGGGTAGTGTTTTTAATTATGGAGCTAACAAATGGAATGTTTATGGTAGTTATAATTATTCTAAAAATTACACTGGAACAAAAATAGATACTGATATTTTTTATAATGAAACTTATAATTTTATTCAAACGAAAAGACTTTCGGAATCAACATTGCCAAAGCATAATTATCAATTAGGCTTAGTCTCTGAGATTTGGACTAATCATGAATTAGGCCTAGAATTGTTTGGCTCAACCAATAGACGTGCTTCGGGTGTTTTTGGGAACTTAACTATAACTAATAATAATGATTTATTAGACTCGGGAACTGTAAACGTTACAAATAATGCCAATAGCAATGTGGTTAATGGAATACTTAACTACAAATGGAAAATAAAAGGAAATGACGAAACTTTCACTGTTTTTGTTGATTACACTAATCAACAAAATACTGATAAAAACATAAACTTCTCTAATTATAATTTGGGTTTGTTTGATGATAACTTAGAAACCAATAATGCAGATACAGATACAAAGGTCTATTCTTTTCAAGGCGATTATAAAAAGAAATATAACAAAGGTTTAAAATTAGAAACAGGTATTAAACACACTATTAGCAATAGGTTTAATGGTTTACTTTCTAAATTTCTAGAAGAAGATTCTTTTATTGTTGATGAAGAAAGAACAACCTTGTTTAAATATAATGAAGGTATTACTGGTGGTTATTTTTCTTTAGATAAAAATTTATCGTCTAAGCAGTATTTAAAATTAGGTTTAAGGATTGAGAATACAGCTATAGAAAGGTTTGACTTATTGGATGATAATAACCGTATTAAACAAAATTACACAAACCTCTTTCCATCGGCTTATTATTCTTATAATTTTTCTAAAAGCAAATCGTTATCAACAAGTTATTCTAGAAGTATTAGAAGACCTTCTTTTAACTTATTAAACAATACTATTATAAAGGTCAATGATTTTAGATTTTTAATAGGAAATCCAGACTTAGAGCCTGAGCTTGTAGATAAAGTTGAGATTAGTTATCAATTTAACAAGCAAACAGTATCGGCTTATTACAATGAAGTAAATGATGCTATTAACGGAGTGTATTTTTTAATTGATGATATTGCTTACTATCAAAAGAAAAATGCCGGAAGTCAAATTCAATATGGTTTAGAGTATAACAGATCTAACAAGATTAATAGTTGGTGGTACTTACGCTTTACAGGAAATTTATTTTACAGAAAATTTGTTGATGAACAAGGTAATGATCAATTTGGGAAGGCCACTATTTACCTAAACACATTCAACAATTTTAAATTAAGTAATACCTTAGATTTGGATATTATTGGTCGTTATAACTCAGCAAAAACAGATGCTTTTTATGAAGCAGCAGAAAAATACAGTGTTAATTTAGTAGTAAAGAAATCGTTTTTGGACAAAAAACTAAACGCAAGACTATACATAAATGATGTATTTAATTCTTTACAATACATTAATGTTAGACAGTTTGATAATTATGTAACCAGAGATTTTACAAAACCCAGAACAAGAACTGTAGGTTTATGGCTTACTTACAATTTTACAAATAATGTAAAAGCCAGTAAAAAGAGAAATAAATCAAAGAATGATGTTAAAAATAGATTTTAG